The sequence GAATTTACCGCCTAATTCTTTGTTAATTATAGATTGCCAGCAACTCCATGTGTACATTACTTTCAAAAAAATCTATAGGTACACAGATTTAGTGTAGAATGCTCGATTGTTAGAATCATTTGATGCGTATAAGAGATCAACGTGTCCCCCTTGAGCTCCGCGTTTTGAACCACAGCTGTAAGTTTTGTCATAATACATACATTTGAACTAGTGAAAGGAAATGTTCAAGTCAAATCAACTTTCATTTGGTCGAAATGTTAAGAGTTTTACATGCTTTTGATCATATTTGTACTCCGAAAGTCTTCACCCATTCTTTATTTTCGTTTCTATGTTGTGAACTGAAACTAAAAGTTACTTTGCTTTACCCttaagtttttattattattattttaattcaattacaAATGATTGAGATGCCAATTTTTTGTGCATATATGGCTTGTGACAgggatttaaaaaatttattgaaatgaaaattttaatttgtggcATTAATTGGGTATagaatttataaagctagattaAAATTTTAGAAGACTCTCTTGTGGATGGCTGCTCCAGCCACGCTAGCTAGGTTTCCACTGGCCCAAGAGACTACCAACTTCCTGGAGTGCTGTTGAATTATTGGACTGCAATACGATCAAAGAGTTTTAGGATGCGTTTGACTCGTTCTTCGTGTTGATAATATTGAAGTAATTGGGCTACAGAAATgttataaaaattcttaaaatattattgGATCTTGACCCTAGGGCGTTCACTTCATAAtattttggggaaaaaataGTGGTCAATTATTATGTCAAGAATAAGTTATTTGATCGggcaactattttttttaaatgatagatATGTTATTAGTatgaatcaaaatttattaCATCCGAAAtttctattatattttatatgcagAACTAATTACTTTTTACGTCAATAATAGTTTAAtgttaaaaatgtttaaaaactCCTCCCCCATCTTATTACCCACGCACGCGCGCACATGAATAAACTAAATTCACTCTACCCATTGACAGAATAACTGAAGCTCAAAATTCATGCTAAAATGAACTAAATTCACTCTACCCATTGACAGAATAACTGAAGCTCAACATTGATGCTAAAATGAGAGCTTCTTTCAAAGTGTGCTTCACAGCGACACACTATTTGATCAGCTCGTGTAAACCTGACATAGATCAGACGGCACActgatattatatttgaatgTTTAAACGATGCCAAACGGAGAGCCTACTCAGTAAACCCAGAATTTGAATTGTAACCCGTTGTACATTGTCTTGCTTACTTGTCATCGCCTAACCCAGGGGTGCAAGCTACTGGTAAGAATCTCGGTCAAAATTATCTTGATTTGGCCGGACTCGAATTCGAGTTGTACATTCTTCGCTCAATTTCGGCTTTTAACTATTTATACTCAAATAACTCGAGAGTTGAGTTGATTGAATTATGTTAATTTTCAAGCTCGATGTCAAGTTCTATTGTTCTACAAATATTTAGGAGCTTTTCAAGCTCGTTTTGAATATGAGCAGTAGTAACGCGATATTCTCACAAGTCAAACTCGAACTTGAAATGTAATATTCGATCAAGTTTGagtttacaaaatttaaatccAGTCGAACTTGAGTGGTATAAAACTAGAGCTCAACTCAACTCACTTATTTGCACCCTCACCCTAGCCCAATTTTTGAAGTTGCAAAAAGCATTATATAAAGTAAACCCATATAGCAAACTACAAGTAACAACTATTCTCTTTATCCATGTTCGATCCTGCTTTACATTTTAGAGGTGGCATAGATAGAATATCTGAAAGGACAACTTAACGAACTCACGCTCGAGCTGAGCAAATCATAAAATAAAGCAATCTCAACCTCCAACACAAAGATCCGCAGCAGGAGTATGGTGATTATGCAAAAGACGAGGAAGAGTACGAGCTTTCGCCTAATTGAGACCACTCGAGCTAACACATCACATCCTGTAGCTACTATAACCACCAACACCTGATGATCCATAGCTAGAATAAGGTTGCCCAGTTAACGATGACGAGTAAGAACTGCTACCTAACTGAGAGTAGGAATGTCGTAAACTGGATTCAAGCTTGCCATAGCTCCCCGGAAGTTGCTCTCGGTGACCACTAGTGAAGTCCTGCATAACATAAGGTAACGTTGATATTAATCTCTAATTCAACCTCTATTTTATCTTTAGTCATATTAAGCATGGAGGCCATTTGTATAAACAGTAATTTCCTTTTGTTACTGTTTTATTACTTCAACGCAATATTCAAACCAGATTGTTATCAAACATCACTATTCATTAACATCAACTTGGTTTCTGATCCCTAATTTGGTCCATGAACTTGAAGGCTGAATCACCCCTGAGTTTATGATGATGATCAGAGAAATAAGAAAGGCAACAAAGGAAATGAAGAGACACTCACCTGAATAAGTTGCTGGGCTACTTGAACTTGTGAAGAGGTGCCTTTTATCTCCACGGTGATTTCATCAGGCAATCCCCTACTCTCTTGCACAGTAAGAATGGCACCACTAGTGCGTCTAATGTAATCAATATTTGCTCCCTGAACTCCAATTATATCCTCTGCATAAGCAAGTGGTACTTGCATTGTCTGTGCAACCTGTGACAAGGAATCAACGTGGTATAGTTAGAGGGAGAAATAGTGCAAGAAATAGCGTACAAAtgctaaaattaaataaacagaAGTAATATTCACAAGTCCATGTGCAAACCTGAGTAACAATAGGTCCACCAGAATGTCCTATTGCTGAAGAACGATTTCCAAGTCCATGATCTGCTCCATACACTGAAAGTCTGGACGCATTCAAACGGGATTCCAGTTGGCTTTCACGGTCAAGGAAGAGTGAATCCCGCTTTAGAGAAACAGAGTAATCGGAGCCTAGTGTCGTTTGTGGGGTAGAATGCAGTGACGTCTTCTCAGTCCAAGCTTCTACTTGTCGTTCCTGAGTCGCTGGAGCATTATACTGCAAAAGAAGCAACATTCTCACTATAGTCTCATGATCGCAAGAAACCACAAAACCTACCAGGAACTTACACTCTTCTCAAATAAAGGAAGAACTGTGTGATCCACCAAAAACTTTCTCAAATGACCCACCACAGCTTCCAAGCCTTTCAGGACTTTGACAGCTTCTCCTTGTAAATCAACAACCCTTTCTTCGGAACCAGCATAAACAGGCAATTCATCTGCAATCGACAAAAAATATAGAGTACCATGTCATTCATCACAAAGTGGAAGATTTTCTGGAGTTGATCATAAGAAAATGATTATAGAGCCAAGACAAATATAACTGGGATATAGATTTTCCAGTTGAGATCAAATTATCCTtccaaggaaaaaaattattttatttttttttatctgattATGTCCATGACATCAATATCTATAATTGACCAATTATGGCTGTGTATGTCATGCATGTCTTTAAACCGTTACGCGCTCATAAAACGGAGTGCAAGGAAAGAATATTTCCTATCATAAAGCTTAAGGGATCCGAAGTAATAGTTGTAGAATCAAGAGGAGTGCATTGTGGATGCAATCCTTGAGAGCAATCAGAGTCCAGAGACTGTTTGGGAAGCTTAATAAGAAAAATCATTAAAGCAACAGGAATAAACGTAAAAAAACTAAGTCACAATACCACTAGAAAGCACCCGGATAGTAGCACCAGTGCTTTCTTGGATAGACTTGATGACAGAGCCTTGCTTTCCTATTAAACTAATGGCCTGTGTCGATGCCACCAACAAACGAAACGAACAAAATGCAGCACCAGTAGAACCAAGGGCTTTTCCATCACCATCATCCTCAAGTAATCCGTTGACACGTTTGAAGATTCTTATTATGGCATCCATAGCTGGCGGCACTCCTGCTTCTGGTTCTTCCTTCCCAGATATCAAAACCTGAAAAACATGATACCAAATCCATAGTCAGTTAGGTTGGTAAAATAAACTAAAACCAACAATGATAGAGTGGAGTTGTTTTCAATTATAGAAACTAGAATAATAAGAGGGAAAAGAAACCTCGAAAAAGAACACTAATAACAGACCACCAAACTGGCCAAACAAGCAGAGTGCATTCATTCACCAAATAATTCACAAATCACAACAACAGAATTTTATTATAATGGGCGGAATAAGTAACTGATAGGTCAACATGAATACTTATTATCAGGTAAAGCTTGAATTAAAGGCAAAGACAAGTAACTAAGATTACCATATTTGCATACTGATACAAAAGAAGCACCAAAAGAAAAGTTCCTTTCTGTTTCTTCATCTgaagaatttttcttgctacAGTTTGTTAAATCTACAAAATCACTGTGCTTTTACGACCCGCACAACATGAATAAATAAGAAGTTAAAATGACTAGAGAAATAACAAGCATTCCTGTATAATCAACTGTCTTAGAAGATAAAACTGGTAAAACATGATAATTTTAAACACATTTCGCGATGCTTCAAACATATAGAAATGTATATTTCTATCAGCAGGATTCAGAAAAAGTAACATttgatttcattaaaaataaaaaatttaaaataaactgtaAAAGACCACTAGACAGGGAATAAAATACTAGGTTAATCAAGAATGAAAGGAAATAAACCAGCAtggaaaatattattcaaaaacaaaaatggaaCACATTTTTTTGTTATCTATGTTGACAGGAAAAAATAAGATCTCACATTTCAAACAGCTCGTGCACATTATAAATGAAAGCACTTGCACATTATAAATGAAAGCACTCGGACGATAATGAGACATCTATCAATAATAgagaaatttatatttttgcaGCTATTAATTCCTCGCATCGAACACCTGTTTGCCATGGATATTGTCATGTAGAGAGACCATGAATAATGTCACTTGCATATTTCATCAAACACTTCATTAGTTATACCACTAGAGTAACCCCTTCACAGAATCAAAAGTATCTTCAGAATGTCACAAAGGACAAGTTACAGCTTCACTAAACGAAGCTCTTAAGCGGATCTTTACAATTATGTAGGTCAGCTCTTAGCTACTACTAATTATTGTTCACGCCCCCTTCTCCTGAAGTTTGTCATATGTAATTTGCAGAACACGATCAAAATAAGATTGAAAACAGTGGAGAGATTACATTAAATGCACATTGCAGCCTTAAAAGAATTTCAGACTCATAGCACGAAAACTACTGTCGCAAGGGAACTAAATCTCCCAACCACCAAAAGTAGTGCCAATCATAATGTCCAGATTTCTTTGAAACACTAAAAATCTTATAAAGAAATGAAATTATCCTCAAATTACTACAAGAAGCagaaaagaaatgaaatgaTCCACAAATGATCCCCATGGATCAGAAAAGGCCCCAAATTTACCGATTCACAAAACCAATAGAGACAAAAACCCAGTATGCCAAAAAATGACTGCATTCACGTTTATTTCAGCGTGCGAGTACAGAGAGGGAGTTGAAAGAACATTACAATGCGATCGGGAGAGGTGGCAGGTCCATCGAGAACACGAATTCTAGCTCGCGTATCCTCAACGAGCTTCTTAATGATATCTCCTTTCCGCCCAATAATACCGCCCACCTTCAGCACTGGCACCACTACCCTAAATACCGAATAACCCGGCCATCCAGGCCACTTCGCCTTCAATTCGGCTAATTCCTTCTCCTTTTCATCCAATCCCGGACCTTCCACGGCATCCGTTGCCTCAGTTGAAGCGTCTTCCTCACCATCAAAGTTTTCGGTTTCTTCTTCGACTGTAAGCTCCTCTAAGTTTTCAGCCGCTTCTTCGGTGGCAGCGCCGTTGATTGCTGTCGATTGACTGGAAGCCATTCTGAGACGGTTAGGGTTTTGAAGGTGAACTGGCGGCCGGAAATTGGGTTTTAATATGCAGCGGAAATGGCAGACCTCTTTATTGACATGCGATTAGTATATATATtgctcttaaaaaaaataagttcatatatattaaaattgctATTGTTTTCAATTAGTTATATTTTCgcattttcaaatatatatatataaataaatgatttttttatagaaaagaGTACCCTATAAAAAGTTTTGatctatttttgaatttttatgctaaaatattataatatgattTTGGGTTTATGAAATTTGATGatattgtatatataaataatattatgattattaaaatatt comes from Primulina huaijiensis isolate GDHJ02 chromosome 2, ASM1229523v2, whole genome shotgun sequence and encodes:
- the LOC140971805 gene encoding RNA-binding KH domain-containing protein PEPPER-like gives rise to the protein MASSQSTAINGAATEEAAENLEELTVEEETENFDGEEDASTEATDAVEGPGLDEKEKELAELKAKWPGWPGYSVFRVVVPVLKVGGIIGRKGDIIKKLVEDTRARIRVLDGPATSPDRIVLISGKEEPEAGVPPAMDAIIRIFKRVNGLLEDDGDGKALGSTGAAFCSFRLLVASTQAISLIGKQGSVIKSIQESTGATIRVLSSDELPVYAGSEERVVDLQGEAVKVLKGLEAVVGHLRKFLVDHTVLPLFEKSYNAPATQERQVEAWTEKTSLHSTPQTTLGSDYSVSLKRDSLFLDRESQLESRLNASRLSVYGADHGLGNRSSAIGHSGGPIVTQVAQTMQVPLAYAEDIIGVQGANIDYIRRTSGAILTVQESRGLPDEITVEIKGTSSQVQVAQQLIQDFTSGHREQLPGSYGKLESSLRHSYSQLGSSSYSSSLTGQPYSSYGSSGVGGYSSYRM